One Microtus pennsylvanicus isolate mMicPen1 chromosome 3, mMicPen1.hap1, whole genome shotgun sequence DNA window includes the following coding sequences:
- the Spata31f1 gene encoding protein SPATA31F1: MLRSTYFLWDSDYPLYVYISIFVIILIIWQVQQNYRRLKWEQKRSCCRRHRKVRQRARDAASRARRLCREEAEKPWELLTIMKSQSWLPKEERVRQLLCIDPCCQICDAATLEIQQLLESEQSQISPALLGLPQDSSCLEMLPISSETFEQNVELHPRPSTDFPPAPETQRLTEHLTQSTSTVGVQQLCADHLLAGQGFHLADMSMVSEAAASSRLREPVVLVNAEEMMHSDLSYNYVQQIQDQPSFNSQTPFQTLSPDGIHVTHPMTLSLVTTVPPPFLNPEVVRLLELHVKKLMHFQRWGLPRRVEESLRQLMPHPPMYFQPENNQPVSLILNNIPQDYVHRFGSLSPNTWCSYPDNQPTQIFWVSQWSNVELEQKAHHGQITSPVEKSLFSPDHDILRGIWLLPKGQVNDSKNNLPKTLTQLFCGLPSIHSESLVATFLGTQCLSKDIPKPSCKDPHLLKEALPFLLPPHSPPTAAPPSSASPKESLYECQTQINVPCLTLAECKTLEWHLLQRQLQLQWGLPAVIPGSPYEQSHIQYKPCNKAKPHETLKASWARKSFSVLTRDLVFIPEPVRRLLEFHLQKQLIHLRWGLPQRIQRSIHLVLPSPGQQPRSCSNGALPNVSILQPGDPEADGSGDRFAVAVDRGSVPTPHLFGKAKAMLKTHVDSKCGQIHQGKVPACVQSSRECRIPRSLSVGASFSNIPASRHLELQAKSNPDLYHTAVSQGAEPAALDQEKQASSGALIEHCKRPQALPEETVKKLETTLRHKYLAFLSGLPVHYCVTSSRSTSPATVSHSTVTEIIPGPVKIPQEPLTQVTLLEDPYRSRLEPCTQDENETFEDIAGEVQPKVQAAGGTEKVPLEMQTEILAKLSFHLKKKVLEIKLGFPVIAKELKESNAVDPEPLGILRIPGSTMLPQLPNSGDSPPAPDANRVHLGKQPATVGQAMCHKQKQPSSKAAPHGSAQWGSKASQLKNMTETQVHCVQLETNGEKPNLEKTFSTEPQSPGKSKYSAHVPTLTEKRHESGKPKAVWDLEEGDAGLGLPLTSEKTHHDGDEEPEKRPLPETPQGSSEQRPRSYPPSPQDLSEFEFPDPPPEVLMVIDAAQNMQDSLTKVDAILEPARSAKVPQPVASKTSQGLRFPCPPTQGKPFRGQAWQDHISQRQVTPASPHASPSLPRAGLKNKMKSFLHSMSPKIKDKTHLEPLVSTPGKVSKPSQENADKGLPQAKSPTKKTKTENCRVPKAQPASSERPVVTSFLTAPHILDSKLGPGSRQHSSVSGPGQPRHCPRHCPRLARTTQYRNPP; encoded by the exons TTTGCCGAGAAGAAGCTGAGAAGCCATGGGAGCTGCTGACTATCATGAAAAG CCAAAGCTGGCTCCCCAAGGAGGAGCGTGTGCGGCAGCTCCTGTGTATAGATCCCTGCTGCCAAATCTGTGATGCTGCAACTCTAGAGATCCAACAGTTGCTGGAGAGCGAGCAAAGTCAGATCTCCCCTGCTTTGTTGGGACTGCCACAGGACTCTTCTTGCCTGGAGATGTTGCCCATATCCAGTGAGACTTTTGAGCAGAACGTGGAGCTTCATCCCAGACCCTCCACAGACTTTCCACCGGCACCTGAGACCCAAAGACTAACGGAACACTTAACACAGTCGACCAGCACAGTTGGTGTACAACAGCTCTGTGCAGATCACCTCCTGGCAGGACAAGGATTTCATCTGGCAGACATGTCCATGGTCTCTGAGGCTGCAGCTTCTTCAAGGCTTAGGGAGCCTGTGGTTTTAGTGAATGCAGAAGAGATGATGCACAGTGATCTAAGCTATAACTACGTCCAGCAGATCCAAGACCAGCCATCTTTCAATTCACAGACCCCTTTTCAAACCCTAAGCCCAGATGGTATTCATGTCACACATCCGATGACCCTGTCTCTTGTCACCACTGTCCCCCCGCCATTCCTCAATCCTGAAGTGGTAAGGCTTCTTGAGCTACATGTGAAAAAATTGATGCATTTCCAAAGGTGGGGGCTTCCCAGACGAGTAGAGGAATCACTAAGGCAACTTATGCCACACCCCCCAATGTATTTCCAGCCAGAAAATAACCAACCAGTTTCTTTGATCCTGAACAATATTCCTCAAGACTATGTTCACAGGTTTGGGAGTCTTTCTCCCAACACCTGGTGCTCATATCCAGACAACCAACCTACTCAGATCTTTTGGGTGTCTCAGTGGTCTAATGTGGAGCTGGAACAAAAAGCACACCACGGACAAATCACAAGCCCTGTGGAGAAGTCCTTATTTTCTCCTGACCATGACATTCTCCGTGGCATCTGGCTACTGCCCAAGGGACAGGTGAACGACTCCAAGAACAACCTCCCGAAGACATTAACCCAGTTATTCTGTGGCCTCCCCTCTATACACAGTGAGTCCTTGGTGGCTACCTTCTTAGGCACTCAATGTCTCTCCAAGGACATACCCAAACCCTCCTGCAAAGACCCTCACCTCTTGAAAGAGGCCTTGCCCTTCCTCCTGCCGCCCCACTCGCCACCAACAGcagcccctccctcttcagcttcTCCAAAAGAGTCTTTGTATGAGTGCCAAACTCAGATCAACGTGCCGTGTCTGACTCTGGCTGAGTGTAAAACCTTGGAATGGCACCTTCTACAAAGACAGCTTCAGCTACAGTGGGGCCTGCCAGCTGTCATCCCTGGATCTCCCTATGAGCAGAGCCACATACAGTATAAGCCATGTAATAAAGCAAAGCCCCATGAGACTTTAAAAGCCTCCTGGGCAAGAAAGTCCTTCTCAGTTCTCACCAGAGACCTCGTCTTTATCCCAGAGCCTGTACGCAGGCTGTTGGAATTCCACCTCCAGAAGCAGCTGATTCACCTGCGCTGGGGCCTGCCCCAGAGGATCCAACGCTCCATTCACTTggtcctcccctctcctggcCAGCAGCCCCGGTCCTGCAGCAACGGGGCACTACCCAATGTGAGCATCCTGCAGCCAGGCGACCCAGAGGCTGATGGGTCCGGTGACAGGTTTGCAGTTGCAGTGGACAGAGGGTCAGTTCCCACACCTCACTTGTTTGGCAAGGCAAAGGCAATGTTGAAGACCCACGTTGATTCCAAATGTGGACAGATCCACCAGGGCAAGGTCCCTGCCTGCGTCCAAAGTTCCCGGGAATGCAGAATTCCCAGGAGCTTGTCAGTAGGGGCTTCTTTCTCAAACATTCCAGCAAGCCGGCACCTGGAGCTACAGGCAAAAAGTAACCCTGACCTATATCACACAGCTGTTTCTCAGGGAGCAGAACCAGCAGCCCTTGACCAGGAGAAACAGGCCTCATCAGGCGCTCTCATTGAGCACTGTAAGCGGCCTCAAGCCCTACCTGAGGAAACTGTTAAGAAACTGGAGACAACGTTACGACATAAGTATCTGGCCTTCCTGTCAGGTCTGCCTGTCCATTACTGCGTGACCTCCTCTAGATCAACATCCCCAGCAACTGTTAGCCATTCTACAGTCACAGAGATTATTCCTGGACCTGTCAAAATCCCACAGGAACCACTAACTCAGGTGACCTTACTTGAAGACCCATATCGGAGTAGGCTTGAACCTTGTACTCAGGATGAGAACGAG ACTTTTGAGGACATTGCAGGAGAGGTCCAGCCTAAAGTGCAGGCGGCAGGAGGGACCGAGAAGGTGCCTCTAGAGATGCAGACAGAGATCTTGGCGAAACTGAGTTTCCACCTGAAGAAAAAGGTCCTGGAGATAAAGCTGGGATTTCCTGTAATAGCAAAGGAGCTCAAAGAGTCAAATGCAGTGGACCCAGAGCCTCTTGGGATTCTAAGGATCCCAGGAAGCACAATGCTACCACAACTGCCCAACTCAGGGGACTCTCCTCCGGCCCCAGATGCAAACAGGGTCCACCTTGgtaaacagccagccactgtagGGCAGGCCATGTGCCACAAGCAAAAGCAACCTAGTTCCAAGGCAGCGCCCCATGGTTCTGCCCAGTGGGGCTCCAAGGCCTCACAACTCAAGAATATGACTGAGACCCAAGTGCACTGTGTTCAGCTGGAAACCAATGGGGAAAAACCCAACCTAGAGAAAACCTTTAGCACTGAGCCTCAAAGCCCAGGCAAGAGCAAGTACTCAGCCCATGTCCCCACACTGACAGAAAAGAGACACGAGTCAGGGAAACCCAAGGCAGTGTGGGACCTTGAAGAAGGGGATGCAGGTCTTGGGCTTCCCCTGACCAGTGAGAAGACACACCATGATGGAGACGaggagccagaaaagaggccTCTCCCTGAGACACCCCAAGGCTCCTCAGAGCAGAGGCCTAGATCTTATCCGCCCAGCCCccaggatctctctgagtttgagttcccAGATCCACCTCCAGAAGTCCTTATGGTGATAGACGCTGCACAGAACATGCAAGACAGTCTGACCAAGGTAGATGCCATCCTGGAACCTGCAAGGAGTGCCAAGGTCCCCCAGCCTGTGGCCTCCAAGACTTCCCAGGGCTTGCGTTTCCCATGCCCACCAACTCAGGGAAAACCTTTTAGGGGCCAAGCTTGGCAAGACCACATTTCACAGAGGCAGGTGACGCCAGCCTCTCCTCATGCTAGCCCCAGCCTTCCAAGAGCTGGcttgaaaaataagatgaaatccTTCCTTCACTCTATGAGCCCCAAGATAAAAGACAAAACCCACTTGGAACCCCTGGTCTCTACACCCGGGAAAGTGTCCAAACCCAGTCAAGAAAATGCTGACAAGGGTCTGCCTCAAGCCAAAAGCCCCACCAAGAAAACTAAGACAGAGAACTGCAGGGTGCCCAAGGCCCAACCTGCGTCCTCTGAGAGGCCAGTGGTCACATCGTTTTTAACTGCTCCCCACATTCTAGACAGTAAGCTCGGGCCAGGCTCTCGACAGCACAGCTCTGTCTCAGGACCAGGCCAGCCCCGACACTGTCCTCGGCACTGCCCTAGATTGGCTCGTACCACTCAATACAGAAACCCACCCTAG